The following coding sequences lie in one Panicum virgatum strain AP13 chromosome 6N, P.virgatum_v5, whole genome shotgun sequence genomic window:
- the LOC120679572 gene encoding ATP-dependent DNA helicase PIF1-like, with product MVLKDISYHLTSMGKDIRHYGLPELHLTEEERSRDHYREITEEQNLGFDEDHLKIVETLNAEQMAGYEEILDHVLKNKGQVFFVNGPGSTSKTYLYKALIAKVRSMDLIDVATTTFGIAASIMPGGRTAHSRFKIPIKLSGNTMCSFTKQSGTAELLRKASLIIWDVVAMTKRQAVEALDRSLRDLMSCDILFGGKVMLFGGDFRRVLPVVPRGTRAQITDATLLRSYIWESVRRIRLTQNMQAQANTWFADYLLRIGNGTEEAFEGDYVWLPDDILIHNPPEDDSIDILIDKVFPNLVANCTSASYMRERAILSTRNEHVDAVNALMIDRFPGKQKIFYSFDSMDDDSRNNYPLDFLNSITPNGLPPHELKVKKNCPVILLRNLDPHNGLCNGTRLVVRGFQNNSIDVEIVNGQHTGKRVFILRIPMSPSEDLTLPFKFKRKQFPIRLSFAMTINKAYGQTIPNVGTYLPEPVFSHGQLYVALSRGVSRESTWVLAKRNMNIDPAGKSTKNIVYRDVLES from the exons ATGGTGCTTAAAGATATATCATATCATTTGACATCTATGGGCAAGGATATCAGGCACTACGGTTTGCCGGAGCTACACCTGACTG AGGAAGAGCGATCAAGGGATCATTATAGGGAAATTACTGAGGAGCAGAACCTTGGGTTTGATGAGGATCATCTGAAGATTGTTGAGACACTTAATGCAGAACAAATGGCTGGTTATGAGGAAATTCTTGATCATGTTTTGAAGAACAAAGGACAGGTGTTCTTTGTAAATGGTCCAGGCAGCACCAGTAAAACTTATCTCTACAAAGCTTTGATTGCTAAGGTGCGATCTATGGATCTTATTGATGTTGCTACTACTACATTTGGTATAGCTGCTTCCATTATGCCTGGTGGGCGCACCGCACATTCTCGCTTCAAGATTCCAATAAAATTGAGTGGCAATACTATGTGTAGCTTTACAAAGCAGAGTGGCACAGCAGAGCTACTTAGAAAGGCATCTCTGATAATATGGGATGTGGTTGCAATGACTAAGAGGCAAGCAGTTGAGGCTCTTGATAGGTCACTTAGGGATCTAATGAGTTGTGATATTCTGTTTGGAGGGAAGGTTATGTTGTTTGGTGGTGACTTCAGACGGGTTCTTCCTGTGGTGCCACGTGGAACAAGAGCTCAGATCACTGATGCAACCTTACTGAGATCATACATATGGGAAAGTGTTCGGCGGATCAGGTTGACCCAAAACATGCAAGCTCAGGCTAATACATGGTTTGCAGATTACTTACTGAGGATCGGTAACGGGACCGAGGAAGCATTTGAGGGTGACTATGTGTGGCTTCCTGATGACATTTTGATTCACAATCCTCCGGAGGATGATTCCATTGACATCCTTATTGATAAGGTGTTCCCAAATCTTGTTGCTAATTGCACTTCTGCCTCTTATATGCGCGAGCGTGCGATACTGTCCACTAGGAATGAACATGTTGATGCTGTGAATGCACTTATGATTGATAGATTTCCGGGGAAGCAGAAGATTTTCTATAGCTTCGACTCTATGGATGATGACTCACGTAATAATTATCCTCTTGATTTTCTCAACTCGATTACCCCTAATGGGCTGCCCCCTCATGAGTTGAAGGTTAAGAAGAATTGTCCTGTTATATTGCTTCGTAATCTTGATCCTCATAATGGCCTTTGCAATGGAACTCGGCTGGTGGTACGGGGATTCCAGAATAATTCGATTGATGTTGAGATTGTTAATGGGCAGCATACAGGAAAGAGGGTGTTCATACTGAGGATACCAATGTCTCCTTCTGAAGACCTCACTCTTCCGTTCAAGTTTAAGAGGAAGCAATTCCCCATCAGGTTGAGTTTTGCAATGACAATTAACAAGGCATATGGTCAGACCATACCTAATGTAGGTACCTACCTCCCCGAGCCTGTCTTTTCACACGGACAATTGTATGTGGCTCTGTCAAGAGGTGTATCTCGTGAGAGTACATGGGTTCTTGCAAAGAGAAACATGAACATCGATCCTGCTGGAAAGAGTACGAAGAATATTGTATACAGAGATGTCTTGGAATCGTGA